The following are from one region of the Salvia hispanica cultivar TCC Black 2014 chromosome 1, UniMelb_Shisp_WGS_1.0, whole genome shotgun sequence genome:
- the LOC125195332 gene encoding uncharacterized protein LOC125195332, whose product MEQPALLIDESSDEDKQNFERWEHSNRTSLMIMQHAIPENFRGTVPKEATAKEFLEAINMNFASNEKAETASLMHKLVTMRYNGRGKIMENIMEMSNTTSKLTTLNLTISDDQLVHLVMISLPHQFDHFKVSYNIVKDKWSLNELISLCVQEEERLKQSKTESAHLATSYRGKRGRDKGKRILSEFAKGKRILPDSFRNVAGSSAKQFKKERSTSVCFFCKKDGHKKNDCEEYHAWRVKKGLPLVPKVD is encoded by the exons ATGGAGCAACCTGCCCTTCTTATTGATGAAAGTTCCGATGAGGATAAACAGAATTTTGAGAGGTGGGAACACTCTAATCGCACTAGTCTTATGATTATGCAACATGCCATCCCTGAAAACTTTCGCGGTACTGTCCCGAAAGAAGCAACTGCTAAGGAATTCCTCGAGGCCATTAATATGAATTTCGCAAGCAATGAAAAGGCCGAAACGGCTTCATTGATGCATAAACTTGTGACTATGAGGTATAATGGCCGAGGGAAAATTATGGAAAACATTATGGAAATGTCAAACACTACTTCAAAGCTTACGACACTTAATTTGACGATCAGTGATGATCAACTAGTGCATTTGGTTATGATATCTCTTCCTCATCAATTTGATCACTTCAAAGTTAGTTACAATATTGTTAAGGATAAATGGTCATTGAATGAGTTGATTTCTCTTTGTGTTCAAGAGGAAGAGAGGTTGAAGCAAAGTAAGACAGAAAGTGCTCACTTAGCAACAAGCTATAGGGGTAAACGAGGAAGGGATAAGGGAAAGAGGATTCTTTCTGAGTTCGCTAAGGGGAAGAGGATTCTTCCCGATTCCTTCAGAAATGTTGCGGGTTCATCTGCAAAACAATTTAAGAAGGAAAGATCAACTTCAGTTTGCTTCTTTTGCAAGAAAGATGGACACAAGAAGAATGATTGTGAAGAATATCACGCTTGGCGCGTGAAGAAGG GGTTGCCTCTAGTGCCGAAAGTTGATTGA
- the LOC125202488 gene encoding mitochondrial dicarboxylate/tricarboxylate transporter DTC-like, translating to MAAEKPKSAGVWPTVKPFVNGGASGMLATCVIQPIDMIKVRIQLGQGSAGEVTRNMLKNDGIGAFYKGLSAGLLRQATYTTARLGSFRILTNKAIEANDGKPLPLYQKALCGLTAGAIGACVGSPADLALIRMQADATLPAAQRRNYTNAFHALYRIVADEGVLALWKGAGPTVVRAMALNMGMLASYDQSVEFCKDTLGLGETATVVGASSVSGFFAAACSLPFDYVKTQIQKMQPDAQGKYPYTGSLDCTVKTLKAGGPFKFYTGFPVYCVRIAPHVMMTWIFLNQIQKLEKKAGL from the exons atggccGCCGAGAAGCCGAAGTCAGCTGGAGTTTGGCCCACGGTGAAGCCCTTTGTTAATGGGGGTGCATCTGGAATGCTCGCTACCTGCGTTATTCAGCCTATCGATATGATCAAG GTGAGAATACAGCTTGGCCAAGGATCAGCTGGTGAGGTGACTAGGAACATGCTTAAAAACGATGGTATTGGTGCCTTTTACAAG GGTTTGTCTGCTGGGCTTCTTAGGCAAGCAACATATACAACTGCTCGTCTTGGGTCGTTCAG GATTTTGACAAACAAAGCAATAGAGGCTAACGATGGGAAGCCGTTGCCTCTATACCAGAAGGCTCTATGTGGATTGACTGCTGGAGCAATCGGGGCATGTGTTGGAAGTCCTGCTGATTTGGCACTCATTCGTATGCAAGCTGATGCAACACTACCTGCTGCACAACGAAGGAATTACACTAACGCATTTCATGCCCTTTACCGTATTGTTGCTGATGAAGGAGTGCTAGCTCTGTGGAAAGGTGCCGGTCCAACCGTGGTGAGGGCTATGGCACTCAACATGGGTATGCTTGCTTCGTACGATCAAAGTGTGGAGTTCTGCAAGGATACTCTTGGTCTTGGCGAAACTGCTACAGTCGTAG GGGCCAGTTCCGTATCAGGTTTCTTCGCTGCAGCCTGCAGTTTGCCCTTTGACTATGTGAAAACCCAAATCCAGAAAATGCAGCCCGATGCTCAGGGGAAGTATCCCTACACGGGCTCTCTCGACTGTACCGTGAAGACATTGAAAGCAGGAGGACCCTTCAAATTTTACACTGGATTTCCAGTATATTGTGTCAGGATTGCTCCTCATGTCATG ATGACGTGGATTTTCTTGAACCAAATCCAGAAACTTGAGAAGAAGGCCGGGCTGTAA
- the LOC125213650 gene encoding NHP2-like protein 1, translating into MTAEAVNPKAYPLADSQLSMTILDLVQQAANYKQLKKGANEATKTLNRGISEFVVMAADTEPLEILLHLPLLAEDKNVPYVFVPSKQALGRACGVTRPVIACSVTCNEGSQLKSQIQQLKDAIEKLLI; encoded by the exons ATG ACTGCCGAAGCTGTGAACCCCAAAGCATATCCCTTGGCGGATAGCCAGTTGTCCATGACAATTCTCGATTTGGTTCAGCAAGCTGCCAATTACAAGCAGCTCAAAAAGGGTGCTAATGAAG CTACTAAGACTCTAAACAGAGGGATTTCTGAGTTCGTTGTTATGGCTGCTGATACTGAGCCCCTTGAGATTCTTCTTCATCTCCCACTTCTTGCTGAGGATAAG AATGTGCCCTATGTGTTTGTTCCATCAAAGCAAGCTCTTGGTCGGGCGTGTGGAGTTACCAGACCAGTGATTGCCTGTTCTGTGACTTGCAATGAGGGAAGCCAGTTGAAATCTCAAATTCAGCAACTGAAG GATGCAATTGAGAAGCTCCTGATCTGA